Part of the Pseudomonadota bacterium genome is shown below.
AAAGAGACTGAGCATCTGCTTGTAGCTCTCTGCATACGGTGTTGGGTCTTCGTTAGGGCCAAGCTGACTAAGCTTTTTGAGCCTCTGATTCGTCGATTCAAAATCGAGGCCGTACCAGGCCCACAAACCATCTCCAAGTCCACTGACCTCGCCGTAACCTCTGAGCGCAGCTAATGGGATTGAATTAATGTACTGAAGTACGATCATTCGTCGTCTTTTTAAGGTATCACGCCCATACATATAGGCGCGCAGACTTGCCGAGAACATCTGATTGAATTTATCGAGTACCCCTGAAGTGCGCCCATGATTAGAATGGCGATATTTTTCAAGCTGCGTGGCGATCGTGCTGCCACCCGGAGCGTTGAGGTCGGGATAGATGATCTGCTTTAACTTCTCAAGAACGGCCAGCCCCAATCGATCCCACTCTATAGCTGGATTTTTAGTTGGATATGAGGGGTTAAGGATCTCTCGATTCTCGATGTGCAGCAGCGAGCGAGTAACTAGATCCGGTATAACATCGAAGCTCTCGTAGGTACGCTCGGGGCGATAGGCTGAGTAGATAGTGGTATCGTTCTTATCTAGGATCGTAATTCCGGCACGAGTTTTTTCGCGGTAGGGCGGATATATTCCATCGCGAGCAAGATTCATGAAACGCTGCGAAGGTCGGGTCTGAGATGTAATCACAAACCCATTTCTAATAAGATTATCTATGATGCGTGGAATACGTGTGTATCCAAGACGCTCGTCGTAGGGCCCAAACTTCGGGAACCACGGAGTTGGGTTAGCACCACTCGCAACTTTATAAGTAGTCTCAGCTGCAACCCTGGTCAGATAGATCGATTGCCAATAGGAGCTCCGTAACTCGTACACCAGGGCAATAAGCAGCGCGATCAAAAATGGAGATGCTAATAGGGAGTATTTAATGCTCCGTTTTAGCACGGCTCTTCCAAGGGCGCGTATTCTGGTTGGTAGCCTGATTTGGCCCGTGATAGGGCGATAAACCTCGTTATTAGGCGCTCCCTCATCAAGGGGGCCCTCGTGAGCGCCAAGCTCCGGGGGGTTAGATGGGTCAAATCGGTTGGTCACTCGGTGCAGTATAGTTTATAGTCATAATTATGTCTCTCCCTCCCGAACACACTCAACAGCTGTTTCATCGACCTACCTACGCCGAGGTCTCTCTTAATGCGCTGCGAGGTAACCTGCATGCAATTCAATCTTTGGTTGGTTCAGCAAAGGTCATGGCGGTCGTTAAATCAAATGGATATGGGCACGGGCTTGAAGTTACTGCCAGAACGCTTGAGAGTGTGGGGGCCTATTCCCTGGGGGTGGCGTATATCGAGGAGGCGGTCGAGCTGCGTCAATTTGGCATTAAGATCCCTATCCTTGTTTTTGGTGGGCTGCTTAAGGATCAACTCGATCTCTACATAAATAACGACGTTGATGTTACGGCATCCTCGGTTAGTAAGTTAGAGCAGATCGATCTAACCGCGGCTCGTTTGGGTCGCAGGGCACGGGTGCACCTCAAGATCGATACGGGGCTTGAGAGGATAGGGGTGCATTACTATTCATCACAGACCATCTTTGATGCGGCCCTAAAGGCGAAGCATTGCGATATCGTTGGTGTGTACTCTCATTTTGCGGATGTTAAGCTTAATGACCTCTCCCTTACGCGGCTACAACTGGAGCGTTTCCTTGAGGCGCTACGCTACTTTGAAAAATGTGCGCCAGCGCCATTCCTAAGACATATCGCTGCTTCGGGGGGCCTGATGGCGCTGCACGAGAGTCATCTAGATATGGTGCGGCCAGGGATCTCGCTTTACGGGGTCTATCCAAATCGTGAGTTTGAGCCGCTCCTGCCCCTACAGCCGGTATTAAGCCTTAAGAGTCAGGTTGTTTTTTTTAAGGTTGTACAGAAGGGTGCTGGGGTGAGTTATGGACACAGTTGGTATGCGCCAGCAGACACCCGAGT
Proteins encoded:
- the alr gene encoding alanine racemase, encoding MSLPPEHTQQLFHRPTYAEVSLNALRGNLHAIQSLVGSAKVMAVVKSNGYGHGLEVTARTLESVGAYSLGVAYIEEAVELRQFGIKIPILVFGGLLKDQLDLYINNDVDVTASSVSKLEQIDLTAARLGRRARVHLKIDTGLERIGVHYYSSQTIFDAALKAKHCDIVGVYSHFADVKLNDLSLTRLQLERFLEALRYFEKCAPAPFLRHIAASGGLMALHESHLDMVRPGISLYGVYPNREFEPLLPLQPVLSLKSQVVFFKVVQKGAGVSYGHSWYAPADTRVVTIPLGYGDGYMRALSNCAQVIIRGKRSPIVGAICMDQLMVDIGSGEAYNGDEVVLIGSQGAEHITVAELAHAGGLSEYELLVNLNQRIPRVFVG